The proteins below are encoded in one region of Eubacterium sp. 1001713B170207_170306_E7:
- the dut gene encoding dUTP diphosphatase yields the protein MEKCKVKIYNASKYPLPEYQSSGAAGVDLYANIEQPIEILNQNIYTIPTGIYLELPPGYEAQIRARSGLAMKHGIALVNGIGTIDSDYRGEIKVIITNLKAFSHTIHPGDRIAQMVIKSYVTADFVEVDSVEALTETERSDGGFGHSGM from the coding sequence ATGGAAAAGTGCAAGGTAAAAATATACAACGCATCCAAATACCCGCTGCCGGAGTATCAAAGCTCCGGTGCTGCCGGGGTGGATTTATACGCGAATATAGAACAGCCGATTGAGATTTTAAACCAGAATATTTATACCATTCCGACGGGGATTTATTTGGAACTGCCGCCGGGATACGAGGCGCAGATCCGGGCGCGTTCGGGTCTGGCTATGAAGCACGGCATTGCCCTGGTCAATGGGATTGGTACCATTGATTCGGACTACCGTGGTGAAATAAAGGTTATTATAACAAATCTGAAGGCCTTTTCCCATACCATTCATCCCGGTGACCGCATCGCGCAAATGGTAATAAAATCCTATGTGACTGCTGATTTTGTAGAGGTCGACAGTGTAGAGGCTCTGACGGAAACAGAACGCAGCGACGGTGGATTTGGACATTCCGGTATGTAG
- a CDS encoding stress-responsive transcriptional regulator PspC, protein MLKKVMISLSAVAAGMMTVLGAFYVAEKRREKAVGGKLMKVQYRFTKDFDD, encoded by the coding sequence ATGTTAAAAAAAGTAATGATTAGTTTATCTGCAGTAGCAGCTGGTATGATGACTGTACTGGGCGCTTTTTATGTAGCGGAAAAACGCCGTGAAAAAGCAGTTGGCGGTAAATTAATGAAGGTGCAGTACCGTTTTACCAAAGATTTTGACGACTAA
- a CDS encoding DNA translocase FtsK 4TM domain-containing protein encodes MATASKKKPAKKRAGASKSRAGSRAKKQPGMSPMVKQRITGAVLAVLGLYVGYAFLTATPGILDKIVGKVIFTYMFGNTTIMIALYMIAWGIMLFFDKHRGNIQTLIMVFLLLVNLMVVFSLNIPRLLTYSVLDLFSVASYGGYGGIIGILLSYFLQMLVTKVGTIVFLILATIAEALLIVRANFNEYYQKMKENKFGVAPLKNKVDDLVEERKLSKELSEKSKTAQKNKTKQEEPANDGYDGLFQRSETGKVSIDTEILDFIDDVNKELDESDPVEDFEEAEQQESLFILPEKKQKQNKIVDELLDLSDDANDGEDPINPQLEADEVYHFPETTLLNPPASGSKNRKDAVVKKARIIEETLSNFGVHAKIVGVDVGPSITRFELQPDPGVKVNKIVNLADDLALNLATSDIRIEAPIPGKAAVGIEVPNEESVIVGLREIIETPAFEGFKGPLPFALGKTLSGQNIIGDISKMPHVLIAGATGSGKSVCINSIIVSLLYKASPEDLRFIMIDPKMVELNQYNAIPHLLIPVVTDPKKASYALNWGIKEMTDRYQLFKENGVRDIDGYNELMASQDGEKLPRIVIVVDELADLMMTSPKECENAICRIAQLARACGIHLIIATQRPSVDVITGLIKANIPSRIAFSVASNTDSRTILDMAGAEKLLGKGDMLYYPVGKSKPLRVQCTFVSDAEINRVINAVKPKKQPTYNDEIEEAINEPQEEEESKEDDLDPLFDQAVETAFTYNQVSTSMLQRKLKVGYARAGRLIDSLEQKGIISGPNGSKPRTLLMTQEEYYRR; translated from the coding sequence GTGGCAACAGCAAGCAAAAAGAAACCGGCCAAAAAGCGGGCGGGCGCATCCAAGAGCCGTGCGGGCAGCAGGGCCAAAAAGCAGCCTGGCATGAGCCCCATGGTCAAGCAGAGGATCACCGGCGCAGTGCTGGCCGTTTTAGGCCTCTATGTCGGCTATGCTTTTTTGACAGCAACGCCCGGAATTTTAGATAAAATTGTGGGAAAAGTTATCTTTACCTATATGTTTGGCAATACAACTATCATGATTGCCCTTTATATGATCGCCTGGGGTATTATGCTGTTTTTTGATAAGCACAGGGGAAATATACAGACGCTGATCATGGTATTTTTACTGCTGGTTAATCTGATGGTGGTTTTCAGTCTGAATATTCCGAGGCTTTTGACCTACAGTGTGCTGGATCTTTTCAGCGTGGCCAGCTACGGCGGTTACGGCGGAATTATCGGGATACTGCTGTCTTATTTCCTTCAGATGCTGGTAACAAAGGTTGGTACCATTGTCTTTCTGATCCTGGCGACCATCGCCGAAGCGCTGTTGATTGTACGGGCAAACTTTAATGAGTATTACCAGAAAATGAAGGAAAATAAGTTTGGCGTCGCCCCCCTGAAAAATAAGGTTGACGATCTGGTAGAGGAACGAAAGCTCTCTAAGGAGCTGAGTGAAAAAAGCAAGACAGCCCAGAAAAATAAGACAAAGCAGGAAGAACCCGCCAATGATGGCTATGACGGTTTATTCCAGCGTTCAGAAACCGGAAAGGTTTCAATTGATACAGAGATTCTGGATTTTATTGACGATGTCAATAAAGAGCTGGACGAATCAGACCCTGTGGAGGATTTTGAGGAAGCAGAGCAGCAGGAAAGCCTTTTTATACTTCCAGAAAAGAAACAGAAGCAAAATAAAATTGTGGATGAGCTTCTGGATTTATCCGATGACGCCAACGATGGGGAGGATCCCATAAACCCTCAACTGGAGGCTGACGAGGTTTATCATTTTCCGGAAACGACCTTGCTAAACCCGCCAGCCTCTGGTTCAAAAAACAGAAAAGACGCTGTGGTCAAAAAAGCCAGGATCATTGAGGAAACCCTGTCTAATTTCGGTGTGCACGCCAAAATTGTGGGGGTGGACGTCGGGCCGAGCATTACCCGGTTTGAGCTGCAGCCGGATCCCGGCGTAAAGGTCAATAAAATCGTTAATCTGGCCGACGACCTGGCGTTAAATCTGGCAACCTCGGATATCCGTATCGAAGCGCCCATCCCGGGAAAAGCCGCGGTCGGCATCGAGGTGCCCAACGAGGAGAGCGTTATTGTCGGACTGCGTGAGATCATTGAGACGCCGGCCTTTGAAGGCTTTAAAGGGCCTTTGCCCTTTGCCCTCGGTAAAACCCTGTCCGGACAGAATATTATCGGTGATATCAGCAAGATGCCCCATGTGCTCATCGCCGGAGCCACAGGCTCGGGTAAGAGCGTGTGTATCAACAGTATTATCGTCAGTCTTTTGTACAAGGCTTCGCCCGAGGATTTACGTTTTATTATGATTGACCCCAAAATGGTCGAGCTGAACCAGTACAACGCCATTCCGCATTTGCTGATTCCGGTGGTCACCGATCCTAAAAAGGCTTCCTATGCCCTGAACTGGGGCATTAAGGAAATGACCGACCGTTATCAGCTGTTTAAGGAAAATGGCGTGCGTGATATTGACGGGTACAATGAGCTGATGGCCAGCCAGGACGGGGAAAAGCTCCCGCGTATTGTCATTGTTGTCGATGAGCTGGCCGACCTGATGATGACATCGCCCAAGGAATGTGAAAACGCGATCTGCCGTATTGCACAGCTGGCCAGAGCCTGCGGGATTCACCTGATCATCGCGACACAGCGTCCGTCAGTGGATGTTATCACCGGGCTGATCAAGGCGAATATTCCATCCCGTATCGCATTCTCGGTGGCGTCAAACACAGACTCCCGGACCATTCTTGATATGGCCGGGGCTGAAAAGCTTCTGGGCAAGGGCGATATGCTCTACTACCCGGTTGGCAAGTCCAAGCCGCTGCGCGTACAGTGCACCTTTGTATCTGACGCGGAAATCAACCGTGTTATCAATGCGGTTAAGCCGAAAAAACAGCCGACCTATAACGATGAAATCGAGGAGGCCATTAACGAGCCCCAGGAGGAAGAGGAAAGCAAAGAGGATGATCTGGACCCGCTGTTTGACCAGGCAGTTGAGACCGCCTTTACCTATAACCAGGTATCAACCTCCATGCTTCAGCGTAAGCTGAAGGTAGGCTATGCCCGGGCAGGAAGGCTCATCGACTCTCTCGAGCAGAAGGGAATCATATCAGGGCCAAACGGCAGCAAGCCGCGTACCCTGCTGATGACGCAGGAAGAATACTACAGGAGGTGA
- a CDS encoding nucleoid-associated protein, which produces MEIDVHVKRAILHILDTNAGIPVLSDTLLGLPIGIQEYLYKHLTRAMKDPDIKRTQFVKPPSRFCELVQLYKKDDESFTSVSQEIASLLYDFMLENAGVPSADLLVVDFVGDGEPYLGVLKLNYKHSYIHYVDHEEGRLNDILRQPCSLPTEGQRLDEFVIINLNTDQIYLKEKKFEIDDKKEYYLSNRLVLCEDVLSEKQTFDIVEKTVKKIIASEYNGDIEKLNTVKQVIADDYESDSVIDMDSIAQATFGDDFTVQERFREEAAKKGLTQRKVAVSDNIESKIFKKQKFVTDSGIELSIPTDYLMREDIVEFRNNPDGTISVEIKNIEGFVPK; this is translated from the coding sequence ATGGAAATCGACGTTCATGTAAAAAGAGCGATTTTACACATTTTGGATACGAATGCGGGAATTCCGGTACTTTCGGATACGCTGCTGGGGCTGCCCATCGGTATCCAGGAATATTTGTACAAGCACCTGACCCGGGCCATGAAGGACCCGGATATTAAAAGAACCCAGTTTGTGAAGCCGCCAAGCCGCTTTTGTGAGCTGGTGCAGCTGTACAAAAAAGATGACGAAAGCTTTACTTCCGTCAGCCAGGAAATCGCCAGCCTGTTATATGATTTTATGCTTGAGAATGCAGGCGTGCCGTCGGCAGATTTACTGGTGGTGGATTTTGTTGGCGATGGAGAGCCTTATTTGGGCGTTTTAAAGCTGAATTATAAGCACAGCTATATCCACTATGTCGATCATGAGGAGGGCCGTTTAAATGATATTCTGCGCCAGCCCTGCTCACTGCCAACAGAGGGGCAGCGCCTGGATGAGTTTGTGATCATCAATCTGAACACCGACCAGATTTATCTCAAGGAAAAGAAATTTGAGATTGATGACAAAAAAGAATATTATCTTTCGAACCGCCTTGTTTTGTGTGAGGATGTGCTCTCAGAAAAACAAACCTTTGATATTGTGGAAAAGACCGTTAAAAAAATTATTGCCAGCGAGTATAACGGCGATATCGAAAAGCTGAATACGGTCAAGCAGGTCATTGCCGATGATTACGAATCGGATTCGGTCATTGATATGGACAGCATCGCCCAGGCAACCTTTGGCGATGACTTTACAGTACAGGAGCGCTTCAGAGAAGAAGCGGCCAAGAAAGGGCTCACTCAGCGCAAGGTAGCGGTAAGCGATAATATCGAGAGCAAAATCTTTAAAAAACAGAAGTTTGTCACCGACTCGGGTATTGAGCTTTCGATTCCCACAGACTACCTCATGCGGGAGGATATTGTGGAGTTCAGAAATAACCCCGATGGCACCATCTCGGTGGAGATAAAAAATATTGAGGGCTTTGTGCCAAAGTAA
- the proB gene encoding glutamate 5-kinase, with amino-acid sequence MRQTIKEAETIVIKMGTTSVTHANGTLNLKKLDQLARVLTDLENSGRKMVLVSSGAIGCGMNRLGLKERPTTLEAKQATASVGQGLLMEIYHKFFDEYHQNVGQILLTKDVFKHSIKRSNAINTFKALKNRNIIPIVNENDCIATDEIQEECFGDNDILSAMTADIVEADLLIILSDVDGLYDSNPNENEDARLLQTVEVIDSDILGSAGSSTSGLGTGGMVTKIGAAKYATDRGIDTIIASGEDVKVIYDILEGNEIGTFFIKQDLQEVQNVKKSND; translated from the coding sequence ATGCGACAGACAATTAAGGAAGCAGAGACCATTGTCATAAAAATGGGGACAACCTCGGTGACCCACGCCAATGGGACCCTCAATTTAAAAAAGCTTGATCAGCTGGCAAGAGTTCTGACCGACCTTGAAAACAGCGGGCGAAAGATGGTGTTAGTATCTTCGGGCGCCATCGGCTGCGGAATGAACCGCCTGGGCTTAAAGGAACGGCCGACGACACTGGAGGCCAAGCAGGCGACTGCTTCGGTGGGCCAGGGGCTTTTGATGGAGATTTACCATAAGTTTTTTGATGAATACCACCAGAATGTGGGGCAGATTCTGTTGACCAAGGATGTGTTTAAGCATTCCATTAAAAGAAGCAATGCCATCAATACCTTTAAGGCGCTGAAAAACAGGAACATCATCCCGATTGTCAATGAAAATGACTGTATCGCGACGGATGAAATTCAGGAGGAATGCTTTGGGGATAATGATATCCTGTCTGCCATGACCGCTGACATTGTGGAGGCTGATCTTTTGATTATTCTCTCAGACGTGGACGGGCTGTACGATTCAAATCCCAACGAAAATGAAGATGCCAGGCTGCTTCAGACTGTTGAGGTCATTGATTCCGATATTCTGGGCAGCGCGGGAAGCTCAACCTCGGGCCTGGGAACAGGCGGTATGGTGACTAAAATCGGGGCGGCCAAGTATGCGACCGACCGCGGAATAGACACCATCATCGCGTCCGGTGAGGATGTTAAAGTGATTTATGATATTTTAGAAGGTAATGAAATAGGAACATTTTTTATTAAACAGGATTTACAGGAGGTCCAAAATGTTAAAAAAAGTAATGATTAG
- a CDS encoding CsbD family protein, whose protein sequence is MSKDTGFVDQAKGEVKDRVGGATGDKGLQAEGMMDKAAGKIKEKANDVKDKAKDVADDVKDRLNQ, encoded by the coding sequence ATGAGCAAAGATACAGGTTTTGTCGATCAGGCAAAAGGTGAAGTAAAGGACAGAGTTGGCGGTGCTACCGGCGATAAGGGTCTTCAGGCTGAAGGCATGATGGACAAAGCGGCCGGAAAAATCAAAGAAAAAGCAAATGATGTAAAAGATAAAGCAAAAGATGTTGCTGATGATGTAAAAGATCGTCTGAATCAATAA
- the rimO gene encoding 30S ribosomal protein S12 methylthiotransferase RimO, which yields MKKIHITTLGCDKNTVDAQQMLGMLAENGYTIEADPAQAEIIVVNTCCFIQAAKEESIEYILEYAGYKESGPCELLIAAGCMAERYHKELAEEMPEVDGFLGVGHIDNIIDLIKNLEAGKGRETLSGDIDRPYLEEMPRYIEDNTITAYLKISEGCDHHCTYCVIPKIRGKHRSRQPEAIYKEAAYLEQKGVRELIIIAQDITQYGNDLDGEIDLAGLLTRLSEDFSFHWIRLLYMYPEGITEALLDVIADHDNICHYFDIPIQHTEDKILKRMGRQINKAHLFEQVGLIRQKLPDAVLRTAIITGFPGETEEDHEGLLAALRALKINRLGVFKYSQEEGTPAAEFPNQVDDAVMERRWNEIYGQQEEITAEANEAFVGKSLDVLIEEMEAPGTYSGRTYGDAPEIDCMVFANSGEEVLDIGNFYKVKIIQTLDYDLIGDVENELT from the coding sequence TTGAAAAAGATACACATCACAACCCTGGGCTGTGATAAAAATACCGTGGACGCCCAGCAGATGCTGGGGATGCTCGCGGAAAACGGCTATACCATTGAGGCCGACCCGGCGCAGGCAGAAATCATTGTGGTTAATACCTGCTGCTTTATCCAGGCCGCCAAGGAGGAATCCATCGAGTATATTCTCGAATACGCGGGCTATAAGGAAAGCGGGCCCTGTGAGCTTCTTATAGCAGCCGGCTGTATGGCGGAGCGCTATCACAAGGAGCTGGCCGAGGAAATGCCCGAGGTCGACGGCTTTTTGGGTGTGGGTCATATTGACAATATCATTGACCTGATTAAAAATCTCGAGGCTGGAAAGGGCAGAGAAACCCTCTCTGGCGATATCGACCGGCCTTATCTGGAAGAAATGCCCAGGTATATTGAGGACAATACCATCACGGCCTATCTGAAAATCAGCGAGGGCTGTGACCACCACTGTACCTATTGTGTGATTCCCAAAATCCGTGGAAAGCATCGAAGCCGCCAGCCGGAGGCGATCTATAAAGAAGCGGCTTATCTGGAGCAAAAGGGCGTCAGAGAGCTGATCATCATCGCGCAGGACATCACCCAGTACGGAAATGATCTCGATGGGGAGATTGATCTGGCCGGACTGCTGACCCGTTTGTCAGAGGATTTTTCTTTCCATTGGATACGCCTGCTTTACATGTATCCTGAAGGCATCACCGAAGCGCTTCTGGATGTGATTGCAGACCACGACAACATCTGTCATTATTTTGATATTCCGATTCAGCATACTGAGGATAAAATTCTAAAACGCATGGGGCGTCAGATCAATAAGGCGCATCTTTTTGAGCAGGTTGGCCTGATCCGCCAAAAGCTGCCTGACGCAGTGCTGAGGACAGCGATCATCACCGGCTTTCCCGGTGAGACAGAGGAAGACCATGAGGGACTCCTGGCCGCGTTAAGAGCGCTTAAGATCAACCGTCTGGGTGTGTTTAAATACTCGCAGGAGGAAGGAACCCCTGCGGCAGAGTTCCCAAACCAGGTGGATGATGCCGTTATGGAAAGACGGTGGAATGAAATATACGGACAGCAGGAAGAAATAACAGCTGAAGCCAACGAGGCCTTTGTTGGCAAAAGCCTGGACGTTTTAATAGAAGAAATGGAAGCGCCGGGGACTTACTCCGGCAGAACCTATGGTGATGCACCAGAAATCGATTGTATGGTTTTTGCCAATAGCGGGGAAGAGGTATTAGACATTGGCAATTTCTATAAAGTAAAAATAATCCAGACACTGGATTATGATTTGATAGGAGATGTAGAAAATGAACTTACCTAA
- the rpsO gene encoding 30S ribosomal protein S15 has translation MISKEEKERIIAEYQTHEGDTGSPEVQIAILTARINGLNEHFAVHKKDHHSRRGLLKMVGQRRGLLNYLKKKDIMRYRELIQRLGLRK, from the coding sequence ATGATTTCAAAAGAAGAAAAAGAACGCATTATTGCAGAGTACCAGACACACGAAGGTGATACTGGTTCTCCGGAAGTACAGATTGCTATTTTAACAGCAAGAATCAATGGTTTAAATGAACACTTTGCCGTTCATAAAAAAGACCATCACTCAAGAAGAGGTCTTCTGAAAATGGTCGGTCAGCGTAGAGGTTTATTAAACTATCTCAAAAAGAAAGATATCATGCGCTATCGTGAATTAATTCAGAGATTAGGCTTGAGAAAATAG
- a CDS encoding glycosyltransferase, producing MSKIFIFTASTGAGHNLAAKSIAQALSEYGFEVDVYDAFKESSAVLDKIVTKGYKQLVENVPKLYEQIYNQFNHMTPFQQNIFKMMTRVMNPEIVPMIQKEQPHLLISTHPFVTNILGTLKEHGAFDLPVLSFVTDYKIHSVYLHKKINAYVVGSEYTKETMIEKGVNPDIIYPFGIPIRQEFVEDTRKKAEIEDPAIRGTILLMAGSMGTRQMEKAFVALMKAQEKIKIIVVCGNNKKVERSIEFLNKVYETEDKVVEIHGFVDNIPELMDESDAIISKPGGLTSTEAIVKCIPMIIPYYYPGQEEENADYLVESGMAIKVDKIKELTSMVDFLIENKYIIQQMAENMSEEARNHSMEKTIELCKKLISEYEAGEIIPEL from the coding sequence ATGTCTAAGATCTTTATTTTCACAGCATCCACCGGTGCGGGACACAACCTGGCGGCAAAATCCATTGCCCAGGCTTTATCCGAATATGGTTTTGAGGTAGACGTTTATGATGCCTTCAAGGAAAGCAGCGCCGTTTTAGATAAAATTGTCACAAAGGGGTATAAACAGCTGGTTGAAAATGTGCCAAAGCTGTATGAGCAGATTTATAACCAATTTAACCACATGACGCCTTTTCAGCAGAATATTTTTAAAATGATGACAAGGGTCATGAATCCGGAGATTGTTCCCATGATTCAGAAGGAACAGCCCCATCTGCTGATTTCAACCCATCCCTTTGTCACCAATATTTTAGGGACCTTAAAGGAGCACGGCGCTTTCGATCTTCCGGTGCTCTCTTTTGTGACAGACTATAAAATTCACAGTGTATACCTGCACAAAAAAATTAACGCCTATGTGGTAGGCAGTGAGTATACAAAAGAAACGATGATTGAAAAGGGTGTAAATCCGGATATTATTTATCCCTTTGGGATTCCCATAAGACAGGAGTTTGTGGAGGATACCCGAAAGAAAGCCGAGATTGAGGATCCGGCCATCCGCGGTACCATTCTGCTCATGGCGGGCAGTATGGGGACCAGACAGATGGAAAAGGCCTTTGTGGCTTTGATGAAGGCTCAGGAAAAAATTAAAATTATTGTGGTCTGCGGCAATAACAAAAAGGTTGAACGCTCCATTGAATTTTTAAACAAGGTCTACGAGACAGAGGATAAGGTCGTGGAAATCCATGGCTTTGTCGATAATATTCCGGAGCTCATGGATGAATCAGACGCTATTATTTCCAAGCCTGGAGGACTGACAAGCACCGAAGCCATCGTTAAGTGTATTCCGATGATTATCCCGTATTATTATCCGGGACAGGAGGAAGAGAATGCCGATTATCTGGTAGAAAGCGGCATGGCCATCAAGGTGGACAAGATCAAAGAGCTGACCTCCATGGTCGATTTCCTCATTGAGAATAAATACATTATTCAGCAGATGGCTGAGAATATGTCTGAGGAAGCCAGGAACCATTCGATGGAGAAAACCATTGAGCTCTGCAAAAAATTGATTTCGGAATATGAAGCGGGAGAAATAATCCCGGAACTCTGA
- a CDS encoding polyribonucleotide nucleotidyltransferase yields the protein MRIFETEIAGRPFKVEIGEVAQLAKGSAMIRYGETSVLAIAAASKKPREGMDFFPLSVDYEEKQYAVGKIPGGFLKREGRPSEKAILNSRLIDRPIRPLFPKGFRNDVQVVTTVMSVEQDNAPEIAAMIGASIALSISDIPFDGPTGSVAVGLIDGEFILNPTEAQREVSDLSLTVAGTKDAIMMVEAGANEVSEETMLEAILFAHEEIKKIVAFQEEIVAAVGVEKKAYTLYLPTEELTAEVEAFVGGKMHEAVHTEDKTERLENIDAVKTEVVEHFGELYPEQLNDIDTILTALQKKEVRSLILVDRIRPDNRKMDEVRPISAKIDFIPRVHGSGLFTRGETQVLSIATLGVLRDAQVLDGLSNDTEKRYMHQYNFPGYSVGEARPMRSPGRREIGHGALAERALLPMIPPEEEFPYAIRVVSEVLSSNGSTSQASVCGSSLALMAAGVPLKKPVAGVAMGLIKEDEKLAILTDIQGMEDFLGDMDFKVAGTKDGITAIQMDIKIHGIDREILTQALEQARIGRMHILGIMNEEISEPRAELSPYAPRIMTMTINPDKIRDVIGSGGKVINKIIEETGVKIDIEDDGTIYIASEDGVAADKAKAIIEDIVKEVEVGEVYTGEVVRIMNFGAFVSLPGGKDGLVHISKLAKERVKSVEDVVKIGDKVTVKVVEIDDKGRINLSRKACLPKD from the coding sequence ATGAGAATATTTGAAACAGAAATTGCCGGCCGCCCATTTAAGGTGGAAATCGGCGAGGTTGCACAGCTTGCTAAGGGCTCTGCAATGATCCGCTATGGTGAAACCAGTGTTCTGGCCATAGCAGCTGCATCTAAAAAACCCCGTGAAGGCATGGATTTCTTCCCGCTGAGCGTGGATTATGAAGAAAAACAATACGCAGTTGGTAAAATACCGGGAGGCTTCTTGAAAAGAGAAGGCCGTCCGTCCGAAAAAGCCATTCTAAACTCGCGTCTGATTGACCGCCCGATTCGTCCGCTGTTCCCCAAAGGGTTCCGCAACGATGTACAGGTGGTTACCACCGTTATGTCTGTCGAACAGGATAACGCACCGGAAATCGCCGCGATGATCGGGGCGTCCATTGCCCTCAGCATTTCAGACATTCCTTTCGATGGTCCTACCGGCTCTGTGGCGGTTGGCCTGATCGACGGCGAATTTATTCTGAACCCGACCGAAGCCCAGCGTGAAGTCAGCGATTTAAGCCTGACCGTTGCCGGTACCAAGGATGCCATCATGATGGTAGAAGCCGGCGCCAACGAAGTTTCGGAAGAAACCATGCTGGAAGCGATTTTATTTGCCCATGAAGAAATCAAGAAAATTGTGGCTTTCCAGGAAGAAATCGTCGCTGCTGTCGGTGTGGAAAAGAAGGCTTATACCCTTTATCTGCCAACGGAAGAACTGACCGCAGAGGTCGAAGCCTTTGTCGGCGGCAAAATGCACGAAGCAGTTCACACTGAAGATAAGACAGAGCGTCTTGAAAATATTGACGCGGTTAAAACCGAAGTCGTTGAACATTTTGGTGAGCTTTATCCTGAGCAGTTAAATGATATTGATACCATTTTGACCGCTTTACAGAAAAAAGAAGTCCGCAGTCTGATTTTGGTAGACCGTATCCGTCCCGACAACCGTAAGATGGATGAAGTCCGTCCAATCAGCGCGAAAATTGATTTTATTCCAAGAGTTCATGGCTCCGGCCTGTTCACCAGAGGGGAAACACAGGTGCTTTCCATCGCGACATTAGGTGTCTTAAGAGACGCGCAGGTGTTGGATGGCTTATCCAACGATACAGAAAAACGCTACATGCACCAGTATAACTTCCCAGGCTACAGTGTCGGCGAAGCAAGACCTATGAGAAGCCCGGGCCGCCGTGAAATCGGCCATGGCGCACTGGCAGAACGTGCGCTGCTGCCAATGATTCCGCCGGAAGAAGAATTCCCCTATGCCATCCGTGTGGTATCCGAGGTTTTAAGCTCTAATGGTTCCACCTCTCAGGCCAGCGTCTGCGGCAGCAGTCTCGCGTTAATGGCAGCAGGCGTACCGCTTAAAAAACCGGTTGCCGGTGTGGCGATGGGCCTGATCAAGGAAGATGAAAAGCTGGCCATCTTAACCGATATCCAGGGGATGGAAGACTTCCTCGGCGATATGGACTTTAAGGTTGCCGGTACTAAGGACGGGATCACCGCTATCCAGATGGATATTAAGATCCATGGCATTGACAGAGAAATTTTGACTCAGGCTCTGGAACAGGCCCGTATTGGCCGTATGCATATTCTGGGCATCATGAATGAAGAAATTTCCGAACCGCGCGCTGAGCTATCACCCTACGCACCGCGGATTATGACCATGACCATTAACCCGGATAAGATTCGTGACGTTATCGGTTCAGGCGGAAAGGTCATCAATAAGATTATTGAGGAAACCGGCGTTAAGATTGATATTGAGGACGACGGTACCATCTATATCGCGTCTGAGGACGGCGTTGCGGCAGATAAAGCGAAGGCGATTATCGAAGATATCGTCAAGGAAGTGGAAGTCGGCGAGGTTTATACCGGCGAAGTTGTTCGTATTATGAACTTTGGCGCTTTTGTATCTCTGCCTGGTGGCAAGGACGGCCTGGTTCACATTTCCAAGCTTGCCAAAGAACGCGTGAAATCCGTAGAGGATGTGGTAAAGATCGGCGACAAGGTAACCGTTAAGGTTGTTGAAATTGACGATAAGGGCCGCATCAATTTATCAAGAAAAGCGTGCTTACCTAAGGATTGA
- the pgsA gene encoding CDP-diacylglycerol--glycerol-3-phosphate 3-phosphatidyltransferase yields the protein MNLPNKITMARIIMIPFFIIALLVNFPFHEPIAVVIFIVASASDAVDGHLARSRNLITDFGKFMDPLADKLLTCSAFICLVELQMIPSWVVIIIIAREFAITGLRTLAASDGIVIAASKWGKAKTISQMIAIIALLLVNWPVMAFPALLLFGNIMVYVALALTLISGIDYFRLNKGVFRSM from the coding sequence ATGAACTTACCTAACAAAATTACCATGGCCCGAATCATTATGATTCCTTTCTTTATTATTGCTCTGCTGGTCAATTTCCCATTCCACGAGCCCATCGCAGTCGTGATCTTTATCGTCGCCTCTGCTTCGGACGCGGTGGACGGGCATCTGGCCAGAAGCCGGAATCTGATTACCGATTTCGGCAAATTTATGGATCCGCTGGCCGATAAGCTGCTGACCTGTTCGGCGTTTATCTGTCTGGTTGAGCTCCAGATGATCCCATCCTGGGTGGTTATCATTATCATTGCCCGCGAATTCGCCATTACAGGCCTGCGGACACTGGCAGCCTCCGACGGCATTGTCATTGCCGCCAGCAAATGGGGCAAGGCCAAGACCATTTCCCAGATGATCGCCATCATCGCGCTGCTGCTGGTCAACTGGCCGGTTATGGCATTCCCCGCACTGCTGCTGTTTGGCAACATCATGGTTTATGTCGCGCTGGCGCTGACCCTGATTTCAGGTATTGATTATTTCAGACTGAACAAGGGCGTTTTCAGAAGTATGTAG